The DNA segment TTAGGGGACATTTCTATTTCGCTCGCGAGGGGACATTATCACTTCGCTTCAACAGGGGCAGATCCTGTGGCGAGGCCCGTGTGGATGCCTCGGCGAGGCGCCCCTACCTAAGTACTGCTGTTCGGAATTACGACGACGTATCTGGAGTAGCTCGGACCAAGCAATCCCCTCTCCCCGCACGCGGGGGAGAGGGGATTGCTGTTACGGCTTTCCAATCAACGCGGAAGACTGCAGCTCGGTCTGCCCCGGCATCGGGACGGACGGTACCGGCATCGAGCCCCATTCCAGGCTGGCGGGCATGAGCGATTGCGTGGAGGCCATGAGCTCCGTCCAGGTCAGTGCCTGGCCCGTGTACGCCGCTTCGCGGCCAAGGATCGCGGCCACGCTGCTTTCGGTTACCTGCTGCAGCTCGTTCAGTGGCTTGCCGGCGCGGATGCTGTTGATGAAGTCTGCGTGCTCCTGGACGTACGCGTTGCCCAGGTCCGTGCTCACGGAATCTTCGAGCTTCCACGGCTGTTCGCCGGTGATGTAGTAATTCGGCAGGACGAACGCCGTGCCCCTCGTGCCGACGAATTCGTTCGCCACTTTCTTGTCGGTACCATCCTGCTGCCGGCACATCAGCATGCAGTGCGCCCCATCCCCGAATTCGTAATCGACCGCGAAGTGATCGTAGATGTGGCCGAACAGCGGGTCCGTGCGTACCTGGCGGCCGCCGAGCGCGACCGCGGCGACAGGCGTGCCGAACGCCCACACCATCGCATCGACGTTGTGCACGGCCTGTTCGACGAGGTGATCGCCCGACAGGTACGTGTAGTAGTACCAGTTACGAAGCTGATATTCGAGATCCGTCCACTGTGACTCGCGCGGATAGCTCCACAGCTCGCCGGTGTTGTAGTAGCAGCGGCCAGCCACGAGCTTGCCAATGGCGCCATCCTGAATGCGCGTCAGCGCCTCGACGTACGGCACGAAATGGCGATACTGCGTGCCGGCCACCAGGCCGAGCCCCTTCTTGTCGATCTCCGCGACGCTCTCGAGGTTCGCCTTCGCGCCAGCGACGTCAACGCATACCGGCTTCTCCGCAAAGACATATTTGCCGGCGGCCACGGCCGCCGCGATATGCAAGGGACGGAA comes from the Luteitalea sp. genome and includes:
- a CDS encoding gfo/Idh/MocA family oxidoreductase produces the protein MTREQHDRRETRLSRRTFLRTATTAAAGAAVAVRRDLIPGLYAAGSDEIRVGLIGCGGRGTGAAMNVLAAAEGVKLIALADVFEDRLERSRAVLTEKAPASKMDVKDDHVFVGLDAYQKLLATDVNYVILATPPGFRPLHIAAAVAAGKYVFAEKPVCVDVAGAKANLESVAEIDKKGLGLVAGTQYRHFVPYVEALTRIQDGAIGKLVAGRCYYNTGELWSYPRESQWTDLEYQLRNWYYYTYLSGDHLVEQAVHNVDAMVWAFGTPVAAVALGGRQVRTDPLFGHIYDHFAVDYEFGDGAHCMLMCRQQDGTDKKVANEFVGTRGTAFVLPNYYITGEQPWKLEDSVSTDLGNAYVQEHADFINSIRAGKPLNELQQVTESSVAAILGREAAYTGQALTWTELMASTQSLMPASLEWGSMPVPSVPMPGQTELQSSALIGKP